A genomic window from Bubalus bubalis isolate 160015118507 breed Murrah chromosome X, NDDB_SH_1, whole genome shotgun sequence includes:
- the RBM10 gene encoding RNA-binding protein 10 isoform X5 translates to MVVEAPAPFSSSPFCAGDRGRLGVGDGGFPGEGSAPSAFPLPLLRPFASSLGLGSWADRLGQSWKSWRRWRRAEVMSGSPPLTARAQKVRVDAGRGGGESLQEASPRLADHGGSTGGGWEVKRSQRLRRGPSSPRRPCQDMEYERRGGRGDRTGRYGATDRSQDDSGENRSRDHDYRDMDYRSYPREYGSQEGKHDYDDSSEEQSAEDSYEASPGSETQRRRRRRHRHSPTGPPGFPRDGDYRDQDYRTEQGEEEEEEEEEEEEEKASNIVMLRMLPQAATEDDIRGQLQSHGIQAREVRLMRNKSSGQSRGFAFVEFSHLQDATRWMEANQHSLNILGQKVSMHYSDPKPKINEDWLCNKCGVQNFKRREKCFKCGVPKSAEAEQKLPLGARLDQQTLPLGGRELSQGLLPLPQPYQAQGVLASQALSQGSEPSSENANDTIILRNLNPHSTMDSILGALAPYAVLSSSNVRVIKDKQTQLNRGFAFIQLSTIVEAAQLLQILQALHPPLTIDGKTINVEFAKGSKRDMASNEGSRINAASVASTAIAAAQWAISQDEGYGGSQGTESSLYAHGYLKGAKGPGITGTKGDPAGAGPETSLEPGVDSVSLQAFSRAQPGATPGVYQQSAAEASGSQGAANSQSYTIISPAVLKSELQSPTHPSSSLPPATSPSAQESYSQYPVPDVSTYQYDETSGYYYDPQTGLYYDPNSQYYYNAQSQQYLYWDGERRTYVPALEQSADGHKETGAPSKEGKEKKEKHKTKTAQQIAKDMERWARSLNKQKENFKNSFQPISNLRDDERRESATADAGYAILEKKGALAERQHTSMDLPKLASDDRPSPPRGLVAAYSGESDSEEEQERGGPEREEKLTDWQKLACLLCRRQFPSKEALIRHQQLSGLHKQNLEIHRRAHLSENELEALEKNDMEQMKYRDRAAERREKYGIPEPPEPKRRKYSSMSAASVDFEQPTRDGLGSDNIGSRMLQAMGWKEGSGLGRKKQGIVTPIEAQTRVRGSGLGARGSSYGVTSTESYKETLHKTMVTRFNEAQ, encoded by the exons ATGGTGGTCGAAGCGCCGGCTCCTTTCTCATCGTCGCCATTTTGTGCTGGTGATCGCGGCCGGCTGGGAGTAGGCGACGGTGGGTTTCCCGGGGAGGGCAGCGCGCCTAGCgcttttcccctccccctcctccgccCTTTTGCCTCCAGCCTCGGACTTGGTAGTTGGGCGGACCGGCTCGGGCAGAGCTGGAAGAGTTGGAGGAGGTGGCGGCGGGCCGAGGTGATGTCCGGGAGCCCTCCCTTGACAGCCCGGGCGCAGAAGGTGAGAGTCGACGCTGGTCGTGGGGGCGGAG AGTCCCTGCAGGAGGCATCACCCAGGCTGGCAGATCATGGTGGCAGCACTGGGGGTGGCTGGGAAGTGAAACGGAGCCAGCGGCTGAGGAGGGGCCCCAGCAGCCCTCGCAGGCCCTGTCAGGACATGGAGTATGAAAGACG AGGGGGACGTGGAGACAGGACTGGCCGTTACGGAGCCACCGATCGTTCACAGGATGACAGTGGGGAAAACCGTAGCCGGGATCATGACTACAGGGACATGGACTACCGCTCATATCCCCGCGAGTACGGCAGCCAGGAGGGCAAGCATGACTATGATGACTCGTCTGAGGAGCAGAGTGCAGAG GATTCCTACGAGGCCTCCCCGGGCTCCGAGACTCAGCgtaggcggcggcggcggcacagGCACAGCCCTAccggcccgccaggcttcccccgAGACGGCGACTATCGGGACCAGGACTATCGGACCGagcaaggggaggaggaggaggaggaggaggaggaggaggaggaggagaaggccaGTAACATCGTCATGCTGAGGATGCTGCCACAGGCAGCCACTGAGGATGAC ATCCGTGGCCAGCTGCAATCCCATGGCATCCAAGCGCGGGAGGTCCGGCTGATGCGGAACAAATCCTCAG GTCAGAGCCGGGGCTTCGCCTTCGTCGAGTTTAGTCACTTGCAGGACGCTACACGATGGATGGAAGCCAATCAG CACTCGCTCAACATCCTGGGCCAGAAGGTATCCATGCACTACAGCGACCCCAAGCCCAAGATCAATGAGGACTGGCTGTGTAATAAG TGTGGCGTCCAGAACTTCAAACGCCGCGAGAAGTGCTTCAAATGTGGGGTGCCCAAGTCAG CAGAGGCGGAGCAGAAGCTGCCCCTGGGAGCGAGGTTGGATCAGCAGACGCTGCCACTGGGGGGTCGGGAGCTAAGCCAGGGTCTGCTGCCCCTGCCACAGCCCTACCAGGCCCAGGGAGTGCTGGCCTCCCAGGCCCTGTCACAGGGCTCGGAGCCAAGCTCGGAGAACGCCAACGACA CCATCATTTTGCGCAACCTGAACCCGCACAGCACCATGGACTCCATCCTGGGGGCCCTGGCACCCTACGCAGTGCTGTCCTCCTCCAATGTACGCGTCATCAAGGACAAGCAGACCCAACTGAACCGTGGCTTCGCCTTTATCCAGCTCTCCACCATCGTG GAGGCAGCCCAGCTGCTACAGATCCTGCAGGCCTTACACCCACCACTCACCATCGACGGCAAGACCATCAACGTTGAGTTTGCCAAGGGTTCTAAGAG GGATATGGCCTCCAACGAAGGCAGTCGCATCAATGCTGCCTCTGTGGCCAGTACTGCCATTGCCGCGGCCCAGTGGGCCATCTCACAG GATGAGGGCTATGGCGGCAGCCAGGGCACAGAGTCCTCTCTCTATGCCCATGGCTACCTCAAGGGCGCAAAGGGCCCTGGCATCACCGGAACCAAAGGGGACCCGGCTGGAGCAG gtcctgaGACCTCCCTGGAGCCTGGGGTGGACTCTGTGTCCCTACAGGCTTTCTCCCGTGCCCAGCCTGGTGCCACTCCTGGCGTCTACCAGCAGTCAGCAGCTGAAGCAAGCGGGAGCCAGGGCGCTGCCAACAGCCAG TCATACACCATCATATCACCCGCTGTGCTCAAGTCAGAGCTCCAGAGTCCCACCCATCCCAGCTCTTCCCTGCCACCGGCCACGAGTCCCTCTGCCCAGGAGTCCTACAGCCAGTACC CTGTTCCTGACGTCTCCACCTACCAGTATGATGAGACATCTGGCTACTACTATGACCCCCAGACCGGCCTCTACTATGATCCCAACTCTCAG TACTACTACAATGCCCAGAGCCAGCAGTACCTGTACTGGGATGGGGAGAGGCGGACCTATGTCCCTGCCCTGGAGCAGTCAGCTGATGGGCATAAGGAGACAGGAGCACCCTCCAAGGAGggcaaagagaagaaggaaaagcacAAGACCAAGACAGCCCAACAG ATTGCGAAGGACATGGAACGCTGGGCCCGCAGCctcaacaaacaaaaagaaaacttcaaaaacaGCTTCCAGCCCATCAGCAACTTGCGAGATGATGAAAGGCGGGAGTCAGCCACCGCGGATGCAGGCTACGCCATCCTCGAGAAGAAG GGAGCACTAGCTGAGAGACAGCACACCAGCATGGACCTCCCAAAACTGGCCAGCGATGACCGCCCA AGCCCACCTAGGGGGCTGGTGGCAGCCTACAGCGGGGAGAGTGACAGTGAGGAGGAGCAGGAACGCGGGGGCCCAGAGCGGGAGGAGAAGCTCACCGACTGGCAGAAGCTGGCCTGTCTGCTCTGCCGGCGCCAGTTCCCCAGCAAGGAAGCGCTCATCCGGCACCAGCAGCTCTCCGGGCTCCACAAG CAAAACCTTGAGATTCACCGGCGAGCCCACCTGTCAGAAAACGAGCTGGAGGCACTTGAGAAGAATGACATGGAG CAAATGAAGTACCGGGACCGCGCAGCTGAACGCAGAGAGAAGTACGGCATCCCTGAGCCACCGGAGCCCAAAAGGAGAAAGTACAGCAGCATGTCTGCGGCCTCCGT GGACTTTGAGCAGCCCACACGGGATGGGCTGGGCAGTGACAACATTGGGAGTCGCATGCTCCAAGCCATGGGCTGGAAAGAGGGCAGTGGTCTGGGCCGCAAGAAGCAGGGCATTGTGACTCCCATTGAG GCCCAGACACGGGTGCGGGGCTCTGGCTTGGGTGCCCGA
- the RBM10 gene encoding RNA-binding protein 10 isoform X7 encodes MVVEAPAPFSSSPFCAGDRGRLGVGDGGFPGEGSAPSAFPLPLLRPFASSLGLGSWADRLGQSWKSWRRWRRAEVMSGSPPLTARAQKVRVDAGRGGGESLQEASPRLADHGGSTGGGWEVKRSQRLRRGPSSPRRPCQDMEYERRGGRGDRTGRYGATDRSQDDSGENRSRDHDYRDMDYRSYPREYGSQEGKHDYDDSSEEQSAEIRGQLQSHGIQAREVRLMRNKSSGQSRGFAFVEFSHLQDATRWMEANQHSLNILGQKVSMHYSDPKPKINEDWLCNKCGVQNFKRREKCFKCGVPKSAEAEQKLPLGARLDQQTLPLGGRELSQGLLPLPQPYQAQGVLASQALSQGSEPSSENANDTIILRNLNPHSTMDSILGALAPYAVLSSSNVRVIKDKQTQLNRGFAFIQLSTIVEAAQLLQILQALHPPLTIDGKTINVEFAKGSKRDMASNEGSRINAASVASTAIAAAQWAISQASQGGEGAWATPEEPTVDYSYYQQDEGYGGSQGTESSLYAHGYLKGAKGPGITGTKGDPAGAGPETSLEPGVDSVSLQAFSRAQPGATPGVYQQSAAEASGSQGAANSQSYTIISPAVLKSELQSPTHPSSSLPPATSPSAQESYSQYPVPDVSTYQYDETSGYYYDPQTGLYYDPNSQYYYNAQSQQYLYWDGERRTYVPALEQSADGHKETGAPSKEGKEKKEKHKTKTAQQIAKDMERWARSLNKQKENFKNSFQPISNLRDDERRESATADAGYAILEKKGALAERQHTSMDLPKLASDDRPSPPRGLVAAYSGESDSEEEQERGGPEREEKLTDWQKLACLLCRRQFPSKEALIRHQQLSGLHKQNLEIHRRAHLSENELEALEKNDMEQMKYRDRAAERREKYGIPEPPEPKRRKYSSMSAASVDFEQPTRDGLGSDNIGSRMLQAMGWKEGSGLGRKKQGIVTPIEAQTRVRGSGLGARGSSYGVTSTESYKETLHKTMVTRFNEAQ; translated from the exons ATGGTGGTCGAAGCGCCGGCTCCTTTCTCATCGTCGCCATTTTGTGCTGGTGATCGCGGCCGGCTGGGAGTAGGCGACGGTGGGTTTCCCGGGGAGGGCAGCGCGCCTAGCgcttttcccctccccctcctccgccCTTTTGCCTCCAGCCTCGGACTTGGTAGTTGGGCGGACCGGCTCGGGCAGAGCTGGAAGAGTTGGAGGAGGTGGCGGCGGGCCGAGGTGATGTCCGGGAGCCCTCCCTTGACAGCCCGGGCGCAGAAGGTGAGAGTCGACGCTGGTCGTGGGGGCGGAG AGTCCCTGCAGGAGGCATCACCCAGGCTGGCAGATCATGGTGGCAGCACTGGGGGTGGCTGGGAAGTGAAACGGAGCCAGCGGCTGAGGAGGGGCCCCAGCAGCCCTCGCAGGCCCTGTCAGGACATGGAGTATGAAAGACG AGGGGGACGTGGAGACAGGACTGGCCGTTACGGAGCCACCGATCGTTCACAGGATGACAGTGGGGAAAACCGTAGCCGGGATCATGACTACAGGGACATGGACTACCGCTCATATCCCCGCGAGTACGGCAGCCAGGAGGGCAAGCATGACTATGATGACTCGTCTGAGGAGCAGAGTGCAGAG ATCCGTGGCCAGCTGCAATCCCATGGCATCCAAGCGCGGGAGGTCCGGCTGATGCGGAACAAATCCTCAG GTCAGAGCCGGGGCTTCGCCTTCGTCGAGTTTAGTCACTTGCAGGACGCTACACGATGGATGGAAGCCAATCAG CACTCGCTCAACATCCTGGGCCAGAAGGTATCCATGCACTACAGCGACCCCAAGCCCAAGATCAATGAGGACTGGCTGTGTAATAAG TGTGGCGTCCAGAACTTCAAACGCCGCGAGAAGTGCTTCAAATGTGGGGTGCCCAAGTCAG CAGAGGCGGAGCAGAAGCTGCCCCTGGGAGCGAGGTTGGATCAGCAGACGCTGCCACTGGGGGGTCGGGAGCTAAGCCAGGGTCTGCTGCCCCTGCCACAGCCCTACCAGGCCCAGGGAGTGCTGGCCTCCCAGGCCCTGTCACAGGGCTCGGAGCCAAGCTCGGAGAACGCCAACGACA CCATCATTTTGCGCAACCTGAACCCGCACAGCACCATGGACTCCATCCTGGGGGCCCTGGCACCCTACGCAGTGCTGTCCTCCTCCAATGTACGCGTCATCAAGGACAAGCAGACCCAACTGAACCGTGGCTTCGCCTTTATCCAGCTCTCCACCATCGTG GAGGCAGCCCAGCTGCTACAGATCCTGCAGGCCTTACACCCACCACTCACCATCGACGGCAAGACCATCAACGTTGAGTTTGCCAAGGGTTCTAAGAG GGATATGGCCTCCAACGAAGGCAGTCGCATCAATGCTGCCTCTGTGGCCAGTACTGCCATTGCCGCGGCCCAGTGGGCCATCTCACAG gcctcccagggtggggagggtgcCTGGGCCACCCCCGAGGAGCCAACGGTCGACTACAGCTACTACCAACAGGATGAGGGCTATGGCGGCAGCCAGGGCACAGAGTCCTCTCTCTATGCCCATGGCTACCTCAAGGGCGCAAAGGGCCCTGGCATCACCGGAACCAAAGGGGACCCGGCTGGAGCAG gtcctgaGACCTCCCTGGAGCCTGGGGTGGACTCTGTGTCCCTACAGGCTTTCTCCCGTGCCCAGCCTGGTGCCACTCCTGGCGTCTACCAGCAGTCAGCAGCTGAAGCAAGCGGGAGCCAGGGCGCTGCCAACAGCCAG TCATACACCATCATATCACCCGCTGTGCTCAAGTCAGAGCTCCAGAGTCCCACCCATCCCAGCTCTTCCCTGCCACCGGCCACGAGTCCCTCTGCCCAGGAGTCCTACAGCCAGTACC CTGTTCCTGACGTCTCCACCTACCAGTATGATGAGACATCTGGCTACTACTATGACCCCCAGACCGGCCTCTACTATGATCCCAACTCTCAG TACTACTACAATGCCCAGAGCCAGCAGTACCTGTACTGGGATGGGGAGAGGCGGACCTATGTCCCTGCCCTGGAGCAGTCAGCTGATGGGCATAAGGAGACAGGAGCACCCTCCAAGGAGggcaaagagaagaaggaaaagcacAAGACCAAGACAGCCCAACAG ATTGCGAAGGACATGGAACGCTGGGCCCGCAGCctcaacaaacaaaaagaaaacttcaaaaacaGCTTCCAGCCCATCAGCAACTTGCGAGATGATGAAAGGCGGGAGTCAGCCACCGCGGATGCAGGCTACGCCATCCTCGAGAAGAAG GGAGCACTAGCTGAGAGACAGCACACCAGCATGGACCTCCCAAAACTGGCCAGCGATGACCGCCCA AGCCCACCTAGGGGGCTGGTGGCAGCCTACAGCGGGGAGAGTGACAGTGAGGAGGAGCAGGAACGCGGGGGCCCAGAGCGGGAGGAGAAGCTCACCGACTGGCAGAAGCTGGCCTGTCTGCTCTGCCGGCGCCAGTTCCCCAGCAAGGAAGCGCTCATCCGGCACCAGCAGCTCTCCGGGCTCCACAAG CAAAACCTTGAGATTCACCGGCGAGCCCACCTGTCAGAAAACGAGCTGGAGGCACTTGAGAAGAATGACATGGAG CAAATGAAGTACCGGGACCGCGCAGCTGAACGCAGAGAGAAGTACGGCATCCCTGAGCCACCGGAGCCCAAAAGGAGAAAGTACAGCAGCATGTCTGCGGCCTCCGT GGACTTTGAGCAGCCCACACGGGATGGGCTGGGCAGTGACAACATTGGGAGTCGCATGCTCCAAGCCATGGGCTGGAAAGAGGGCAGTGGTCTGGGCCGCAAGAAGCAGGGCATTGTGACTCCCATTGAG GCCCAGACACGGGTGCGGGGCTCTGGCTTGGGTGCCCGA
- the RBM10 gene encoding RNA-binding protein 10 isoform X3, with amino-acid sequence MVVEAPAPFSSSPFCAGDRGRLGVGDGGFPGEGSAPSAFPLPLLRPFASSLGLGSWADRLGQSWKSWRRWRRAEVMSGSPPLTARAQKVRVDAGRGGGESLQEASPRLADHGGSTGGGWEVKRSQRLRRGPSSPRRPCQDMEYERRGGRGDRTGRYGATDRSQDDSGENRSRDHDYRDMDYRSYPREYGSQEGKHDYDDSSEEQSAEDSYEASPGSETQRRRRRRHRHSPTGPPGFPRDGDYRDQDYRTEQGEEEEEEEEEEEEEKASNIVMLRMLPQAATEDDIRGQLQSHGIQAREVRLMRNKSSGQSRGFAFVEFSHLQDATRWMEANQHSLNILGQKVSMHYSDPKPKINEDWLCNKCGVQNFKRREKCFKCGVPKSAEAEQKLPLGARLDQQTLPLGGRELSQGLLPLPQPYQAQGVLASQALSQGSEPSSENANDTIILRNLNPHSTMDSILGALAPYAVLSSSNVRVIKDKQTQLNRGFAFIQLSTIEAAQLLQILQALHPPLTIDGKTINVEFAKGSKRDMASNEGSRINAASVASTAIAAAQWAISQASQGGEGAWATPEEPTVDYSYYQQDEGYGGSQGTESSLYAHGYLKGAKGPGITGTKGDPAGAGPETSLEPGVDSVSLQAFSRAQPGATPGVYQQSAAEASGSQGAANSQSYTIISPAVLKSELQSPTHPSSSLPPATSPSAQESYSQYPVPDVSTYQYDETSGYYYDPQTGLYYDPNSQYYYNAQSQQYLYWDGERRTYVPALEQSADGHKETGAPSKEGKEKKEKHKTKTAQQIAKDMERWARSLNKQKENFKNSFQPISNLRDDERRESATADAGYAILEKKGALAERQHTSMDLPKLASDDRPSPPRGLVAAYSGESDSEEEQERGGPEREEKLTDWQKLACLLCRRQFPSKEALIRHQQLSGLHKQNLEIHRRAHLSENELEALEKNDMEQMKYRDRAAERREKYGIPEPPEPKRRKYSSMSAASVDFEQPTRDGLGSDNIGSRMLQAMGWKEGSGLGRKKQGIVTPIEAQTRVRGSGLGARGSSYGVTSTESYKETLHKTMVTRFNEAQ; translated from the exons ATGGTGGTCGAAGCGCCGGCTCCTTTCTCATCGTCGCCATTTTGTGCTGGTGATCGCGGCCGGCTGGGAGTAGGCGACGGTGGGTTTCCCGGGGAGGGCAGCGCGCCTAGCgcttttcccctccccctcctccgccCTTTTGCCTCCAGCCTCGGACTTGGTAGTTGGGCGGACCGGCTCGGGCAGAGCTGGAAGAGTTGGAGGAGGTGGCGGCGGGCCGAGGTGATGTCCGGGAGCCCTCCCTTGACAGCCCGGGCGCAGAAGGTGAGAGTCGACGCTGGTCGTGGGGGCGGAG AGTCCCTGCAGGAGGCATCACCCAGGCTGGCAGATCATGGTGGCAGCACTGGGGGTGGCTGGGAAGTGAAACGGAGCCAGCGGCTGAGGAGGGGCCCCAGCAGCCCTCGCAGGCCCTGTCAGGACATGGAGTATGAAAGACG AGGGGGACGTGGAGACAGGACTGGCCGTTACGGAGCCACCGATCGTTCACAGGATGACAGTGGGGAAAACCGTAGCCGGGATCATGACTACAGGGACATGGACTACCGCTCATATCCCCGCGAGTACGGCAGCCAGGAGGGCAAGCATGACTATGATGACTCGTCTGAGGAGCAGAGTGCAGAG GATTCCTACGAGGCCTCCCCGGGCTCCGAGACTCAGCgtaggcggcggcggcggcacagGCACAGCCCTAccggcccgccaggcttcccccgAGACGGCGACTATCGGGACCAGGACTATCGGACCGagcaaggggaggaggaggaggaggaggaggaggaggaggaggaggagaaggccaGTAACATCGTCATGCTGAGGATGCTGCCACAGGCAGCCACTGAGGATGAC ATCCGTGGCCAGCTGCAATCCCATGGCATCCAAGCGCGGGAGGTCCGGCTGATGCGGAACAAATCCTCAG GTCAGAGCCGGGGCTTCGCCTTCGTCGAGTTTAGTCACTTGCAGGACGCTACACGATGGATGGAAGCCAATCAG CACTCGCTCAACATCCTGGGCCAGAAGGTATCCATGCACTACAGCGACCCCAAGCCCAAGATCAATGAGGACTGGCTGTGTAATAAG TGTGGCGTCCAGAACTTCAAACGCCGCGAGAAGTGCTTCAAATGTGGGGTGCCCAAGTCAG CAGAGGCGGAGCAGAAGCTGCCCCTGGGAGCGAGGTTGGATCAGCAGACGCTGCCACTGGGGGGTCGGGAGCTAAGCCAGGGTCTGCTGCCCCTGCCACAGCCCTACCAGGCCCAGGGAGTGCTGGCCTCCCAGGCCCTGTCACAGGGCTCGGAGCCAAGCTCGGAGAACGCCAACGACA CCATCATTTTGCGCAACCTGAACCCGCACAGCACCATGGACTCCATCCTGGGGGCCCTGGCACCCTACGCAGTGCTGTCCTCCTCCAATGTACGCGTCATCAAGGACAAGCAGACCCAACTGAACCGTGGCTTCGCCTTTATCCAGCTCTCCACCATC GAGGCAGCCCAGCTGCTACAGATCCTGCAGGCCTTACACCCACCACTCACCATCGACGGCAAGACCATCAACGTTGAGTTTGCCAAGGGTTCTAAGAG GGATATGGCCTCCAACGAAGGCAGTCGCATCAATGCTGCCTCTGTGGCCAGTACTGCCATTGCCGCGGCCCAGTGGGCCATCTCACAG gcctcccagggtggggagggtgcCTGGGCCACCCCCGAGGAGCCAACGGTCGACTACAGCTACTACCAACAGGATGAGGGCTATGGCGGCAGCCAGGGCACAGAGTCCTCTCTCTATGCCCATGGCTACCTCAAGGGCGCAAAGGGCCCTGGCATCACCGGAACCAAAGGGGACCCGGCTGGAGCAG gtcctgaGACCTCCCTGGAGCCTGGGGTGGACTCTGTGTCCCTACAGGCTTTCTCCCGTGCCCAGCCTGGTGCCACTCCTGGCGTCTACCAGCAGTCAGCAGCTGAAGCAAGCGGGAGCCAGGGCGCTGCCAACAGCCAG TCATACACCATCATATCACCCGCTGTGCTCAAGTCAGAGCTCCAGAGTCCCACCCATCCCAGCTCTTCCCTGCCACCGGCCACGAGTCCCTCTGCCCAGGAGTCCTACAGCCAGTACC CTGTTCCTGACGTCTCCACCTACCAGTATGATGAGACATCTGGCTACTACTATGACCCCCAGACCGGCCTCTACTATGATCCCAACTCTCAG TACTACTACAATGCCCAGAGCCAGCAGTACCTGTACTGGGATGGGGAGAGGCGGACCTATGTCCCTGCCCTGGAGCAGTCAGCTGATGGGCATAAGGAGACAGGAGCACCCTCCAAGGAGggcaaagagaagaaggaaaagcacAAGACCAAGACAGCCCAACAG ATTGCGAAGGACATGGAACGCTGGGCCCGCAGCctcaacaaacaaaaagaaaacttcaaaaacaGCTTCCAGCCCATCAGCAACTTGCGAGATGATGAAAGGCGGGAGTCAGCCACCGCGGATGCAGGCTACGCCATCCTCGAGAAGAAG GGAGCACTAGCTGAGAGACAGCACACCAGCATGGACCTCCCAAAACTGGCCAGCGATGACCGCCCA AGCCCACCTAGGGGGCTGGTGGCAGCCTACAGCGGGGAGAGTGACAGTGAGGAGGAGCAGGAACGCGGGGGCCCAGAGCGGGAGGAGAAGCTCACCGACTGGCAGAAGCTGGCCTGTCTGCTCTGCCGGCGCCAGTTCCCCAGCAAGGAAGCGCTCATCCGGCACCAGCAGCTCTCCGGGCTCCACAAG CAAAACCTTGAGATTCACCGGCGAGCCCACCTGTCAGAAAACGAGCTGGAGGCACTTGAGAAGAATGACATGGAG CAAATGAAGTACCGGGACCGCGCAGCTGAACGCAGAGAGAAGTACGGCATCCCTGAGCCACCGGAGCCCAAAAGGAGAAAGTACAGCAGCATGTCTGCGGCCTCCGT GGACTTTGAGCAGCCCACACGGGATGGGCTGGGCAGTGACAACATTGGGAGTCGCATGCTCCAAGCCATGGGCTGGAAAGAGGGCAGTGGTCTGGGCCGCAAGAAGCAGGGCATTGTGACTCCCATTGAG GCCCAGACACGGGTGCGGGGCTCTGGCTTGGGTGCCCGA